From the Astatotilapia calliptera chromosome 6, fAstCal1.2, whole genome shotgun sequence genome, one window contains:
- the exosc1 gene encoding exosome complex component CSL4 has protein sequence MSPMKLCVPGDKLCSAEDCIPGTGVYLRHGYIYSSLAGYVLRKNEGEELPVISVVRETETQLLPDVGAIVTCKVTSINPRFAKVHILYVGSTPLKDRFRGTIRKEDVRATEKDKVETYKSFRPGDIVLAKVISLGDVQSNYLLTTAENELGVVVAHSEAGAQMVPISWCEMQCPLTHAKEFRKVARVQPEYLQA, from the exons ATGTCGCCGATGAAGCTGTGCGTTCCCG GTGACAAACTATGCAGCGCGGAAGACTGTATTCCTGGCACAGGAGTATACCTGCGACATGGCTACATATACTCGTCACTAGCAGGCTATGTGCTCAGGAAGAATGAGGGAGAGGAG TTACCAGTGATTTCAGTCGTGAgggaaacagaaacacaactgCTGCCAGATGTAGGCGCAATAGTCACCTGTAAG gTAACCAGCATCAATCCCAGATTTGCCAAAGTCCACATCCTTTATGTAGGTTCCACACCGCTGAAGGACCGCTTTAGAGGCACTATCAG AAAAGAAGATGTGCGtgcaacagaaaaagacaag GTAGAGACATACAAAAGCTTCAGACCCGGTGACATCGTCTTGGCAAAAGTT ATTTCTCTTGGTGATGTTCAGTCTAACTACCTGTTgacaacagcagaaaatgaactGGGAGTGGTCGTTGCACACAGTGAAGCAG GTGCTCAGATGGTTCCCATCAGCTGGTGTGAGATGCAGTGCCCACTTACGCACGCCAAAGAGTTCCGTAAAGTAGCGCGAGTGCAACCCGAGTACCTACAAGCATGA
- the pgam1b gene encoding phosphoglycerate mutase 1b codes for MAAYKIVLIRHGESCWNQENRFCGWFDADLSETGEQEAKRGGQALKDAGYEFDICYTSVLKRAIRTLWFVLDSIDQMWLPVHRTWRLNERHYGGLTGLNKAETAAKHGEAQVKIWRRSFDIPPPPMDEGHDYYQTISKDRRYADLTEDQLPSCESLKDTIARALPFWNEEIVPQIKEGKRVLIAAHGNSLRGIVKHLEGMSEEAIMELNLPTGIPIVYELDKNLKPIGPMQFLGDEETVKKAMEAVAAQGKAKK; via the exons ATGGCTGCGTACAAGATTGTCCTGATCCGCCATGGAGAGAGCTGCTGGAACCAGGAGAACCGCTTCTGCGGCTGGTTCGACGCGGACCTGAGCGAGACCGGGGAGCAGGAGGCAAAGAGGGGAGGACAGGCCTTGAAAG ATGCTGGCtatgagtttgacatttgcTACACATCTGTCCTAAAGAGGGCCATCCGCACTCTGTGGTTTGTCCTGGATAGCATCGACCAGATGTGGCTGCCCGTCCACCGGACCTGGCGCCTCAACGAGCGTCACTATGGTGGTCTGACTGGGCTGAACAAGGCTGAAACGGCAGCCAAACACGGGGAAGCCCAGGTCAAGATCTGGAGGCGTTCTTTTGACATTCCTCCCCCACCTATGGATGAGGGACATGACTATTATCAGACCATAAGCAAG GACCGACGTTATGCTGACCTGACAGAGGACCAGCTCCCTAGCTGTGAGAGTCTTAAGGACACCATTGCTCGGGCACTTCCTTTCTGGAACGAGGAGATCGTGCCACAGATCAAAGAAGGAAAGAGGGTGCTGATTGCTGCCCATGGCAACAGTCTCCGTGGCATTGTCAAGCACCTGGAGG GTATGTCAGAGGAGGCCATCATGGAGCTGAACCTGCCAACAGGCATCCCCATCGTGTATGAGCTGGACAAGAACCTGAAGCCTATTGGACCCATGCAGTTCCTGGGAGATGAGGAGACTGTAAAGAAAGCCATGGAAGCTGTAGCTGCTCAGGGCAAAGCCAAGAAATAG
- the pi4k2a gene encoding phosphatidylinositol 4-kinase type 2-alpha produces MDETSPLVSPLRDSGDFTYCPTEPTSPRGAFGSTPGSVVRITAGSPGRNRERQPLLDRDRGNTPREAHRNEFPEDPEFREIIRKAERAIEEGIYPERIYQGSSGSYFVKDSQGKIIGVFKPKNEEPYGQLNPKWTKWLQKLCCPCCFGRDCLVLNQGYLSEAGASLVDQKLELNIVPRTKVVYLASETFNYSAIDRVKSRGKRLALEKVPKVGQRFHRIGLPPKVGSFQLFVEGYKDADFWLRRFEAEPLPENTNRQLQLQFERLVVLDYIIRNTDRGNDNWLLKYDCPMDTVGNRDTDWVVVKDPIIKLAAIDNGLAFPLKHPDSWRAYPFYWAWLPQAKVPFSQEIREIVLPKLSDPNFIKDLEEDLYELFKKDPGFDRGQFHRQVAVMRGQILNLCQALKDGKTPLQLVQMPPVIVETARAPQRANSESYTQSFQSRRPFFTWW; encoded by the exons ATGGACGAGACGAGTCCGCTTGTCTCTCCGCTCCGGGACTCGGGTGATTTCACCTACTGCCCCACGGAGCCCACCAGCCCCCGGGGCGCGTTTGGAAGCACGCCGGGCTCCGTGGTGCGCATCACGGCCGGCAGTCCGGGGCGCAATCGAGAGAGACAGCCGCTTCTGGATCGAGACCGTGGAAACACGCCACGGGAGGCGCACAGGAATGAATTCCCAGAAGATCCCGAGTTCAGGGAGATCATCCGAAAGGCCGAACGAGCTATAGAGGAGGGGATCTACCCCGAGAGGATCTATCAGGGTTCCAGTGGGAGCTATTTTGTCAAAGATTCACAGGGG AAGATAATTGGTGTGTTCAAACCTAAAAATGAAGAGCCCTATGGGCAGCTGAATCCCAAGTGGACCAAGTGGCTCCAGAAACTGTGTTGTCCGTGCTGTTTTGGCCGTGACTGTTTGGTCCTGAACCAGGGCTACCTCTCAGAAGCTGGGGCCAGTCTGGTTGATCAGAAACTGGAGCTCAATATTGTTCCCAGGACCAAG GTGGTGTATTTGGCAAGTGAAACATTCAACTATAGTGCCATAGACAGGGTCAAGTCTCGAGGAAAAAGGCTAGCTTTGGAGAAGGTGCCTAAAGTGGGCCAGCGCTTTCACAGGATTGGACTGCCACCCAAG GTCGGTTCTTTTCAGCTCTTTGTTGAGGGATACAAGGATGCAGATTTCTGGCTGCGAAGGTTTGAAGCAGAGCCTTTGCCCGAAAACACCAACCGGCAGCTCCAGCTGCAGTTTGAGCGGCTCGTAGTCCTCGATTATATTATCAGGAATACAG ACCGGGGAAATGACAACTGGTTGCTGAAGTACGACTGTCCCATGGACACTGTTGGAAACCGg GACACAGACTGGGTGGTAGTAAAGGATCCTATCATCAAGTTGGCAGCCATAGACAACGGCCTAGCATTCCCCCTGAAACACCCTGACTCCTGGAGAGCTT ACCCCTTTTACTGGGCGTGGCTTCCCCAGGCCAAAGTTCCTTTCTCTCAGGAAATCAGAGAGATAGTGCTTCCTAAACTCAGTGACCCAAATTTCATCAAAGACCTAGAAGAGGACCTCTATGAACTCTTTAAG AAAGATCCTGGTTTTGACAGAGGACAGTTTCACAGACAAGTAGCTGTTATGAGGGGACAG ATCTTGAACCTGTGCCAAGCCCTGAAAGATGGTAAAACACCCCTCCAGTTGGTCCAGATGCCTCCAGTAATTGTTGAAACAGCCAGAGCTCCTCAGAGAGCAAACAGTGAGTCTTACACGCAGAGTTTCCAGAGCAGGAGACCCTTCTTCACCTGGTGGtag
- the avpi1 gene encoding uncharacterized protein avpi1 isoform X1, whose translation MHSCSALMHRYLRTLAVRLSAVPVHWVHIIILVPLYNNPEILQPCDMADSLESSSSEESLLMQWNISSRRSRKSGCSNIFTGLNMHQLHRLFRMSGERNAEHRAKLVWQGIDDDMPGANEEKDEKEGEETGLAEALVGLRVRARNKAGIRVEGRKDHKWNRALGYLRIKEPLSDFSADDEETTKAPSAGEFLLPTEEDISDSQNPFKPSSWRLGVTRLEDARDSERYLHRILY comes from the exons ACTCTCAGCAGTGCCCGTACATTGGGTTCACATCATCATCCTCGTGCCCTTATATAACAACCCAGAAATTCTCCAACCGTGTGACATGGCAGATTCCCTGGAATCCAGCTCCAGTGAGGAAAGTCTCCTTATGCAGTGGAACATTTCCAGTCGACGCAGCCGAAAGTCTGGATGCTCTAACATTTTTACAGGCTTGAACATGCATCAGCTACACAGGCTGTTCAGAATGTCAGGGGAGAGAAATGCTGAGCATCGGGCGAAGCTGGTGTGGCAGGGGATAGATGACGATATGCCAGGAGCAAATGAAGAAAAGGATGAGAAAGAAGGGGAAGAAACAGGGCTGGCCGAGGCCTTGGTAGGACTGAGAGTCCGAGCAAGGAATAAAGCAGGAATCAGAGTCGAGGGACGGAAAGATCACAAGTGGAACAGAGCACTGGGATATCTCag GATTAAGGAGCCATTATCTGACTTTAGTGCTGATGATGAAGAAACCACTAAAGCTCCAAGTGCAGGAGAATTTCTGTTGCCAACTGAGGAAGACATCTCAGATAGTCAAAATCCCTTCAAACCTTCATCATGGAGGTTGGGGGTGACAAGGCTTGAGGACGCCAGAGACTCTGAACGTTACCTTCATCGCATCCTCTATTAA
- the avpi1 gene encoding uncharacterized protein avpi1 isoform X2, with protein MADSLESSSSEESLLMQWNISSRRSRKSGCSNIFTGLNMHQLHRLFRMSGERNAEHRAKLVWQGIDDDMPGANEEKDEKEGEETGLAEALVGLRVRARNKAGIRVEGRKDHKWNRALGYLRIKEPLSDFSADDEETTKAPSAGEFLLPTEEDISDSQNPFKPSSWRLGVTRLEDARDSERYLHRILY; from the exons ATGGCAGATTCCCTGGAATCCAGCTCCAGTGAGGAAAGTCTCCTTATGCAGTGGAACATTTCCAGTCGACGCAGCCGAAAGTCTGGATGCTCTAACATTTTTACAGGCTTGAACATGCATCAGCTACACAGGCTGTTCAGAATGTCAGGGGAGAGAAATGCTGAGCATCGGGCGAAGCTGGTGTGGCAGGGGATAGATGACGATATGCCAGGAGCAAATGAAGAAAAGGATGAGAAAGAAGGGGAAGAAACAGGGCTGGCCGAGGCCTTGGTAGGACTGAGAGTCCGAGCAAGGAATAAAGCAGGAATCAGAGTCGAGGGACGGAAAGATCACAAGTGGAACAGAGCACTGGGATATCTCag GATTAAGGAGCCATTATCTGACTTTAGTGCTGATGATGAAGAAACCACTAAAGCTCCAAGTGCAGGAGAATTTCTGTTGCCAACTGAGGAAGACATCTCAGATAGTCAAAATCCCTTCAAACCTTCATCATGGAGGTTGGGGGTGACAAGGCTTGAGGACGCCAGAGACTCTGAACGTTACCTTCATCGCATCCTCTATTAA